From Lolium perenne isolate Kyuss_39 chromosome 5, Kyuss_2.0, whole genome shotgun sequence, a single genomic window includes:
- the LOC127301580 gene encoding uncharacterized protein, with protein sequence MVPPVHQQASIMPINTLKEELELEEKELLCAPKKPKFTESVVQQQQETQVLAVESEHKGHGDPSLKDSACVVQSDGEANGCSEGLVSGSTNKELPARSRLDQLCSAIGWKCPTYDFEDQGFYHTKLFKCKVTVHVETFSDTVVECYSEPNPQKEAAQEQAAQGVLWCLKCLGHVK encoded by the exons ATGGTCCCGCCCGTGCACCAGCAGGCTAGTATCATGCCAATCAATACACTAAAAGAGGAGTTGGAGTTGGAAGAAAAG GAACTGTTGTGCGCACCCAAAAAGCCCAAATTTACGGAGTCCGTTGTCCAACAGCAGCAGGAAACTCAAGTTCTCGCTGTTGAGAGTGAGCATAAAGGCCATGGTGATCCTTCACTGAAAGATTCTGCTTGTGTAGTGCAGAGCGATGGTGAAGCAAACGGTTGCAGTGAGGGGCTTGTTTCTG GCAGTACAAATAAAGAACTACCAGCAAGGTCGCGACTGGATCAACTCTGCAGTGCAATTGGCTGGAAGTGTCCAACATATGACTTTGAAGACCAGGGATTTTATCATACAAAACT GTTCAAATGCAAGGTGACTGTCCATGTGGAGACATTCTCGGACACTGTTGTGGAGTGCTACAGTGAACCCAACCCTCAGAAGGAAGCTGCCCAGGAACAAGCTGCTCAAGGGGTATTATGGTGCCTTAagtgccttggtcatgttaagtaA